caCTTATTATTAGATCGTGTAAATGTTATTATGAACTATACTAGTGTGATTACTGATTGATCACAGCCTACTCTTCATCACTGATAACTAGTATTCAAATTTGTATCTGAGACCGATTGTAGTTTATTCTTATTTCGTATTATAAACAATTCGATAacgtaggtaaaatattatagactgcctattatttttttatatattaatactcagaattcaaataggtacctattcaaatCCCGAAAGAGTAAACACAAATAGTCTAATGAACCCGTTGTGTTAAATACAAACAGAtgtttactacaaaataaattacaaccaCCAGGAttcaataggtatataacacatttataaataatatgaacaagTTTGGAAAGCTCACTATGTTGACACTCAATGAGCGTGCTAAATTTCCGGTCTCTAAATGCATTTTAATACAacgtaataaactataatttcatattatacaattcgaaaataattatttggtaacctttatatttttgtaccttTTTTTGCTCTTTTAATACTAGTATGAAATAAGAATTTACTTAGAATAGAACCGTACTTATTACATCTTAGTATAAACAATCGTAACTATATAAGTGGGTAGTAAGTACCGGTAAGTATCGGACGGAGGGACGGACACAACGGGGATATAAGGTGTTctgaacatattatgtttagaaacctaaaacagagtaaaattataatttagataatagatagaaaaatcattattttatgtttagataGGTAAAATAGAATaactttaaatgatatttaaaatcagTAATTTCTTTAACTTACAACGGATCgcattaaattcttattttttagcaGTGTCAATGCGTAACACGCATTCAATTtcgttaaaaaaagtattttcgtGAGTCCGttagaattttgaaataatactaGTAATATAAAACATAGCTTACAATTGCATTATgaataaacagtaataatacGTTTAATTGGTGGAAAGTTTTAAAACCCtaggataaatattttttgaattacaagatattaagtaataactaataagtaataagacagaaataaccaaaatattattagacgtagaaatttaattttttgtttaaacattcaATATTGACGGAATCAGAAATTTTATCTatagaaaaatatgtaaataggtatatattttcgatattttatattttactgattACGACCCTTGCATAATATTTCCAAGCTGTTTAACcgggaaataaataatatgaacatttataaaacaatttgaaaaattcaaatgcCTATAAAGTACAAATAACTCAAAAggagccaaaatattttttaaaatatatatctcaaaaaatgctaattttaaaatatttagaaagcTTTTTGGAAAACTTTTTACCACCCAACGAGATCTACCAGAAAGTAGAAACCACCCTCAAAATGTAAGCATCCAAAACATGacaacacacacaaaaaaaataacattaaaataatttttaaatttgaattattacaatagcgGTATAGGTAACgatagtatagtaataatagatattataatacatttttaaatattatttactttattatgatttatgaatacaGAATACTAAATAACTCATTAAACTAAGCAACCTCCATATAGTGTTggtgttgaaaaatatatattatatgctttaaatattatgttaatttaatctgtgtatttcttttattcatattaagtttattaatattttttaacatttcacaCATTAACAGAAAACAGTAGGTGCTGTTAGACGGTTAACTGCAATAATACAAATGTTCATCGGTACTCAAATATCATGCACTCAACGACATTTCAAAATGAATACACTGAagaaatcaatgaaaataaatcaCTGGGGGTAAGTCTACACATTACgtgcacctacctatatataatagacACAATGGCGGTTTTAGGGGGGCTCAGGGGGCCATTCCCTcccaaattccaaaaaaaaaggGTGAACCtactatatatacaatttaatataatatatggtaatgTACGCTTTTATTATtacggtacataatattatattatatcagtataCTCGATATTGGTTAAATGTAAATTCTCGTTACCTAGTCGTTATCTTATATTTTCGTGTAGTACACTAGTACGCCAGTAAATAGTAAGTGATTTTCCGATAGGTAGGGACTTTCAGGTTCTCTATTAATAATTCCTAATagatatatttgtattgatatGTTTGACGACTGTCGTGTTCagagtaatttattgtttcaatgATTGTAGTTGTGAATCATTTTACCATGGACAGATACTTTTCAGCATTACGACGTCTTAAAATCTGGCCGAGTACACACAAGGCTGTAACTGAAAAACATTTTGAAGAGTGCCAGTGGCGTGCTCAGGGGGGAGTTAAGGGTTGTATCCCCCCATTGTCTTTTTTTGCTGACCTACAGAAaacaacttataagttattacaacCGTTTTAGAggcattgatttttattaattatttattttattcgttgggtcgagaagcttgaaaatttaatacaaggctcctaatattaacaataatatattgttaaaattgcaAATggcagttaaataatattaaaaatacagtcacaacttttttagaattttttatatgTCAAAAAATTTGCGTGTTGAGTAaatagcgtgaaaatttaatacaaggctcctgatatatttcacaagttttgcgtttatcgttatttagaatagtgttaacacctattcaatttattaataataactaatgggggcaggtaatggcccggatacggaatataatataatcaattctaatGTCCGTatacatgaaataaatatttctacgaaactaGTATAACTTTTGaataaatggtttttatattattttattttgcgttatttttcgttcaattaaattctataaattaagttttgtgttgtttttcgtttaatgatattctataaattacactTTGCgttatgtattgtttaataatatattataatatactttgttaatcgttatgtttagttttgcggtatttaattatttttgattatcgctttctattataattatgtttacaaattgCAATAGTttattgtcaaatataacgttataatcataactttattataacgtttgcaagcctgAAGCCCTTATTAccacaacaatttatttaaatggattattacttataacgtcccccctccccctccccaTTGCAAATTCCTGGGCACGCCACTGGGGGAGtccaacatattttaatcttgtCACTTATCATATTTACGTCTCGTTTAGagatacatacacacatatctTAAATTTGCaccacatttatataaataataggtacttataaatataaatgtaggtataggggtgttaataatattaagtcagATGATGTGTGGTGAAAAATGCTGAAAGTTTAAAACGCaaaattgaaataatgagtttaaaaaaatgcataaacatTAACATTAACATGATGTTTTTTATAGTGACTACAGAGCCAACTTGGAGTTGGTTGTCGCAGAACTATTGGAAATGCTTGCTTTACCTGAAATTCATGTTGATAGTGATTATATGTCGGACTCCGAAGGTGCTATAGCTGCAATGGAATGCAACGGGAAAATAGCTTTAACGGTTCGGAATCGATTAGCTCCAGCCATTCAACATTTGATTCAACATGGCCTCATGGTGGTAaagttaaactttaaaaaatcattaatcataaatcatcaattttaatgtgtttatataatttgtacacgATTTAAAAGAGTATAAAAGTCTTGGATCTTCAACTTTGATgatggtttctggtagaaaattggatcttgTTATTCTAGCTGGAACATTAAAAGCTAATAgtagtcaaaagtaaaaaattcaaattctcagtacttttaaaaataatggaaaaatcaaaaaaaatctggattaatatttcaatttaaatgacTGTATAGAGACttgaatttttacgaaattttcacataaggattttaaaaatgttatggctTTTTTGtgctattaaattttttattcattttttaatttatgtgtgatacctaccataatattattatctatttttaactaaaaaaaaaatttgaacatttaatacaaggtcccCTCACATGTTTTGAttaccaaattttaaaaattcaaggATTTTATAAAATCCCAACGGTCACACATAATACTTGACGCTTCTCCCCACTTAATCATCAAAACGCACATAATCCAAATGTTGACGACATCCACAAATCcactattattttgtactagGTATCAATCCTGtagaaatattgtgttttaataataatcttttttattaCTAGAACTgagttgtttatttttactttgacGATAACCTCAACTAGGtttatacctataacctatacctactatataagaTTTATTTCGAAtgatgtgttattatatttaaatgtttagatTCACATCACTAtagacattaatattttaaatatacctatacccatacagcataaaaatatttctcgactatggtaaaaatattttcaggaaaataatatacttgtcaaaatattttaaaaagttgcgtaaataattaggaaatattttagttatattctttggcccaaaagttcatatatttgaaaatattttataaaaaacatttacaaaatattttaattagatattttcaaaaaacatttttacggaaactttataaaaatattaagtcaacatgtttatgcaatcatatagtaaatattttgttatcataagaacaaaatatttataaaatattgttagtcaaatattcattattcaaccaTTTTAAgacattcacaaaatattatcattttccaaatgctgtgtgggtacctatagcctataggtacctagtcgATACCAAAAATGTCTAAATCCGtagcagtataatatatcaatattatgcaCTACGCAGGTTGGTCAAAGCACGAGTGTCGTACCATTTGTGGACTGTTTGCATCCAAAGATGAACAACTCAAAATCAACAATGCACGCATGggagcttatattaaaatactatgagATAAAAAACGGTGATTACTTCAACTCGACACCTGCCCGTAAACTATCTCAGAGTTTCAATTTAGACATTGAAGGCTGTAAATCGTCAGTTTCTTATAAACAAGTATTTACTCACATGacaattttgtttatgaatttagtatttatttattttttataaccgaccatttttttgttattacagTGTCTACTGTCtattattggaaatataataacatCCCATTCCCGGTATAAAAGAAGTTACGGTTCGTGTTTTAAAGCATTCGTGTGTGCTGGACTGAAGTaagttacatacattttaacacCGGGTatctatagtaaaaatgtattgttaaaactataaatagtaGTACCTACATTTGGTTGTCTGCGAAGTGCAAACTATAACTTCTCtacactatattttaataataatttaatttttcagttcaaaaatgtttgtcagttggttaaaatttatattcaaatgtcAACCATTGGTTGAACTTTACTATCAACCTTGGAGTTATGTAGCGCAAACAGGttcgatttattttttacttcattgaaaaatatatttgatattattaagaatACGTTACCTATACTAAGTTTTGTTATCCGTTTAGCATGGAAAATTtactaaaaacgattttttttttaaatgtataaaagatggtaaaaaatggtaaaaaatacctacttaaagtatacacaaagttatatatttatccgtgtataatttttttatttaaagatcagttaagttacataatattgtattacctatttagtatttaactATCTATTTAGACATTAattcatacctaatattaaatctacatacaaaaatgtaaataaatcttATTTAAACGGGGGGGTGGGGAGGAGGATTATGTAGGTATGCAGTAGTCagtaatatgttaaaatattttcatacttcACTATTTCTATTTCATAGAATATCAATTGAATTGGACAACTTTTCGCGAAAAGATCGATTTTACGAAGTGGTTACgtcatataatatcttatacttacacttatatttatataattatattccaGATTTATCCCATGaatatgatattacattattagttattacttattgcatatatcaacaattaatttaatttcaggtTTCGACGATGCATTGCGTTCACTGGAAAAATTGaaccaatataattttgatctaCCTGCAGATTTAGCTATTCGAcaactacaaaacataaaagACGCTttctaatatcattataatttatattttaaaacaattaatatttttgtaaacagaaaataattaatttttgtctttgttatttattaatttattttcgtagaataaagttgaaaataacaatatattttttttttcatacttgcATGTACATATCTAAGTGAAAAATTTCCTATTAGGCACTATTCTTAGTGGCACAAAttatctgttttattttttaattactacttatttttaaaccatCACCTATCTTAGTGTTGCATCAATCACGAAATTATGATGACATATAAGATTAATACTTCGGACTTCCAATTTCCTAATAGGTACACTTAATATACCTCTCTACCTCTCTCTTTTTTGATGTGACATTAGAAAACGTTAACGCCTATGAAAATTTGATGTTAACACACAATGTAAATACCTATTCATTCACGTTGAATGTGTTATGTGTAGTCTTTTTGCAGTTTTCACCAAGTGCgtatgataaaagtaaaaacaagtcttctaaaaaaaaaataaagaaactgcTCTTACTGACATATGTATTCGTATATAAAAACATGCATTTAACCcacgctaaataataataaaataacattcaaGCCACGCGTAGGTAATAACAAACcaattatctattttaaaagtatattggACGCCAAATGGCGTCAAACGCGTTGCTGATTGATCTTCATGACGCTAAATGTAGTACGCATTCAACgtgttaaaacatttattttaacaattcaaTTTCATCTATAGAAACAACTAACgtgtaagtataggtattaggtaaagAAATAGCGCAAGttataacaatgtatatatatttgcatatttttgtataattgtatacctatctaataatttCTTAGAGGTAGCAATATAGACGATTAGGTAGTTAGGTAATAAGAATAAACattgttaaataatagtttgtagcaaggcaatattattaataatttggtctataatattatataatatattgtgttttaattaaataattaatttaaaaaaatatattacaattacgaAAAATGGGGAAAAAAGTATGAAGacaatttatactaatatattatggatgATTTTACATCCTTGACTGCTTAGaattttagataatttataattgtatgccCTTAGTACAATGTACCTCTAGTTGCACCCACCATAGGTTGCAGCTCATCGgggttttatatataataattttaaagcaagttttatgagtattttaaaattgtaaattgtttgtacatttcaaaatacttgcttcaaaattaaaatttaaaaaaaaacatatgtggTTCACtggataataattttacttttaaattgtataagaggtcaattcactctaatttttaagctaacatgATCTGCTAAGACAAAGAGCCcgcatttgttgtcttcgtcaTACGGACGACATAGAAAATGTTTGTTtgccagtttcaatagtgtgctgttaattttgatattagagtgaatcgacctgtTATCAAACAtttaggtaacaacattatATGTGTTCTCTCTTtgattttttacgatattttaatttaaggaaATATACGGCCTGCGCCTTTGCAGAAATATATATTCCATATAATCtgataagtaggtattttaaccattttattatcgtaccaaaatatattgtaagcaatctgaataataatcaataagtaatatttgaataaaaaagataatataggtacctctaatcatttattttcagttttcaaaacCAATgatttaattctattttaattacctacctacaagCTAAGACAAACTAAAGAAACTGAACTAAGAAATGCACCTTACCGCAGACTTGCTgagatattgtataatattataacctatactTGGACAGTTTTTTTATGATCAATCattggaatttaaattaaacacataggtacttatattaaattttacaatgacTTACTCAATGACAAGGTACACTCGACAGTCGACACCTACTAGCTATACAATAGAACGTTACCTACTTGCccacatttatttttgtactgtTACAGTATtacatgattaaaaatattagactAAAAGGCACTTTACCACGCCCCTTAcgaataaatttcaaatttttttaaagacgTGTTTTAACGCTGTTTTGAAactgattgttttttttttttgcggaaaccattattaaagaagttttgataaaaatactcATGGTGATTGGTGGATTACAAAATGAGGGTTTGGCGTTCAATTCCCGATTTCATActcttttttaaatgttttttcgtGATTCACTCGAcgtggttttacataaaaaatctaGGGATATTTTTGGTTTGCAAAGCGTAGGTAGCGAGTGAGTATCAAACACACCATCTACTTTCTTCTGGAAAATGTACTTTACCTTAAGCCCAATGTTTAAAGATGTTTTGTCAGAACTTCTCTAATAATGGTTTCCAGGGGTGTATTGGTACGGATACGAGCGTATACCCGTCAGCAGATTTTCGATTTTCGGCGTATACCTAATGAAAAATCTCATTTTACGGGTATACGCTCCTAAAATAACCCGAAAAccaattaaaagttaaaacttatttattaaatatattagtttataggaaaaaaatgttatgatgttttaatgaattatttatctatagaaGTATTGAAGATAACAATATGCGttgtgtttaatgtattttaagttcaatttagtAAGCGCGGAAAACGTGTTTCTTGCGGTGTTGTATGCTGGTAAGTGGTAATCATTACTGACGCTACGTGTTTATCAGGCATGGGCCAGTTGAatggcttattatttttgatttatttattatttatatatttatttataaatttttgttacTGCAATAATGGGTATTTTCCctaaaatgtaagtattaaacaatttaaacttacAAGAAACTACAAGAGTGTAAAATGTACAACCCGTAAGGTGTTTGGCCACTGGTGtccgttttaacttttaaattcaaagaatttgacttataagtttttaaatataaatggtcCACCTCTGAATCAATGGAGCCCAGAAGTATACATTACGTCATGGCTAATTAGTCAACATAGAGCTACTGATACTAGATACTAGAACAAAGATGTTGAACACCGATGAACccaatattgaatacaaaacaTCTTTGTGGAAAATTCTATaatagattgtataatattaatattatatattatatattcataatttaatataataatattcttttatttattttttgttttttattgttatttattttttttgttgacattCAAGTTGATTTCGTTTAATTttctattgttatattattaaaaaacaatgtacctactaatttaatTGCAACAACGTtatttacgataatataatttgaacgtaatattaattagaagTTCTAAACGTATTAGAGATTAATGAATGTTTTTCGAGTggagtgaaaaaaatttttttaggttacatacatattttattagtgcgtatacccataattatatttaccaatacaccacttatgatttcagtataaaaatgcaaacaatttaaaaatcagcGTTGaaaacatctaaaaaaatttcGTGAGGGGCGCGGTAAAGTGCATTTGTACCATagttaaataactattgttGAAATGAATAATTAGATATGCATAAtgcaattaataaaattgtaaatattaatgatacctacctataggcaTTGTTGGGTAAGTTACTTTTAAAGTAATTAAGTTACTTTACTCATTACtcgaataaaattgtaatgaaattacttactttacttttcaaaaagaaaaaaaagaaatatttttttttaatttcttggaAATTGTTATTCTGCAGGCAATAATGTAACtttttatagaaatacattACCTATAGTAGTATTTGAAAAAGATgtgcaaataaaatatgtcaagtaatacatatttacataacaattgtaattacttatgagttatgactaataaaaaatagtactaattaattgtatacatactTATCaatggtaattaattattataggtacctatagttaagTACTTAAGtatatgatgtatattgtatttatgtcaCATACTCATAACATAAACCttaggtatgtaaaaataaaatcataatacatatagaACACAATaagaacttataaaattataaaaataaatcgtttatAAATGCCAAAATATGGCTGTAATAATTTATCACAgtacaatgtaaatattttgattttatttaattttcagaaaaataatgttatattctaATGATATGAAGTGCTATTAATGAATAGCTTCTTCTTCAAGCCAACCATGACCAATGCCCTATAATTGTATGACCCTTCCattgtgcttattgtaattatatttttatacagattgtacaaataaaaaacaaatatgacaaaaaaaaaaaaaaaatattctaatgtaaattctaaatacctatagtaataactaataagaattTTCAAACTGAATAGTTTTTGTACaacactaatttttttataaaacctgCATAGTTTAGGAGCGTATAAAACTTAATAGTCCACGCTAGATATTCATAGGAAATGTTCTGCGgaggtacctagtacctactacctatatatttagaaaaatcaaattaaataataaattctcgTGGTTTACGGTGCAATTCGACATATCAAATGTCAAAATCATTGTAAACTGAATTTTGgcgagttaaaattaaatatacatacatataagattggtaaacataataatacccgCATAGATATAGATTTTTCAACTCGTAATAAGTAGGTTCTTAATAATTCAAAACTGTAACgcgttattttatagaaactACTTATCAAAAGTAATTTCCATTACATTTTCGTTACTTGGAATTACGTAACGCGTTACAACAGTGGCGTCACGAACAacgaacttcattaacttatgaggcacaataaattatattagtaattataaatacttatataaataattacgtatttacttaaatggtaactgagaatgattggctAAGACGGCTAAGTGTTAGtgtgtacttataaattatttactatattatgtgaaatgCCCCTAGTCTCCAGGACACCCACCATCCTTTaagctgaggcacgtgcctcaaataaagtccttcgtcacgccactgcGTTACAAGCAAAGTAACGCCGTTACAGTAACGCGTTACTTTCCttacgttactacccaacactgcctataggctataagtacctagtacctacctacattgcACCTACTAGTGgctatttatatagttatttcttATTGTAATATCATACCTACTACCTAATTATTCCGtttgaaaaaacataaatacatttcaataaatattttttaaattacataaattttacaccatattataatgaaatattttattcttataaaataatttacctataggtaaattaaaCACGATATTGTAGGTAGCATAACTTGATCGGCAATATAACAATACTTGGTATTTGTTACTCAGGATGACGGAAGCGATAAGTCGCAAATCACATATTATGTACGGGAGTTATATTCACagacataaatattaaacaccatgacaaaatagatctatAGAAATCAGTGTTGGGCAAgttacttttgaaaagtaattaaGTTACTTTACTCGTTACTTAGAGATAAATGTAATTAAGTTACTTTACTCGTTACTTAGAGATAAATGGAATTAAGTTACTTTACtcgttactaaaataaaattttatcgaaaTTACTTTACTTTTCAAATAGAAAAGTAACTCATTGCTttctcgttaaaaaaaaaaatttttatttcttggCAATTATCTTTTGCAGCCAAATTGAacatacaaataacaaattctttatttataaaGACCTGAATAGTTAATTGGATTGTAtcaaacgacaaacttggtctTCCACACAACCTATTCATAAGAAAACTATTTAAAggaatcatattaaataataaatttaataaactgtttcgTGATTTAGGTGCAATTCGACATATCAAATGTCAAAACCATCGAAAACTAAAATGTGGcgagtaaaattaaatgtatataaatattagattcaTAAATACCCGCATAATAgacaaacatgttttttttgaaTTCGCAATAGGTAGGTGTAATAACAGGTTAAGCGCCATGTATAGGGTCTATTGACCTTTCATACGACTTGTCAAAATGATTCTTATCAAATTCGTTAGGTTTgtctaaaaatttttttacatttcagtGAGAAGAAAGACAGCTATCAATTTTGATTACATATTAACTATTGATTAACTTTCTTACCTGAAATGAATGCACACATAAAAAATGTGATGGATCTTAGAACTTTACGTGGCGTTAATGACAAGTGTAGGGTCATTAGATcctttattcaattttaagtgttataaccaattatgtaaaaatacaatatttaactttttatataaattacacacTCATACatcagatataataaataataataccttttattttgaaattaaaaaaaaattacataataatataacatgcaatacaatatattgtaatttatatataaacaactGTAAATAATGTctacaatacatttttgtgtttttttataaagcAATCTTTACATATTTGTAGTTTACATCCATCGCAATAAGTAAATACTTTTCTTGTTTTGTTTTGAGCTTCTAATCTACCGAGATTTTCTGACTTCTGCGCATAAATACGgcttacacattattttttgttgtgttttAACTAGTAAATGTTTTAAGCCCGGTGAAATAGGTTGAGCCGTTGAGGAACATTTGGTTTATATAGTAGCTGCTTGACAATTTCTTCTTTGAAAGTAGTTATTGTTATGGATTTATTTTTGGTTACAGacttaaataatgataatgcaTTGACCTATGATGTGGATAGATGAATATCAAAAGCCacttttttataccattttataGTCTTCTTTAAAGGTGTACTGCAAGATGAAATTTGATCAGAACGGTCTATGTACGATTTTCCTGTATTGTAATCTTCGACAACGAGTGGCTTTTTTAT
This genomic window from Metopolophium dirhodum isolate CAU chromosome 1, ASM1992520v1, whole genome shotgun sequence contains:
- the LOC132936577 gene encoding LOW QUALITY PROTEIN: RUN domain-containing protein 1 (The sequence of the model RefSeq protein was modified relative to this genomic sequence to represent the inferred CDS: deleted 1 base in 1 codon), whose translation is MSANLTMEIIKANDDSNINLNNCNRTDIADEHDNALYSFCETSHTNWNENNKVGYLEEQYEILHSSVIALTSHFSQVQLRIHQIIESPDEEKKHLLKNLEEFAFKGIPNVYTNCSLNHLLVTTNDDDNMVEKKHQVQIEVIKEMKKQLEALESHIYNNKDEFDLPESFVDVFRERQNNIINQVEKKLNLSIKNSKNMSVEELKEEVDNAIQKLVNPMKATEHLVDQLKTQIADLERFIQYLQTGKIKLKTPGDKVTKISVSKDKSFERKSRDVKTVGAVRRLTAIIQMFIGTQISCTQRHFKMNTLKKSMKINHWGDYRANLELVVAELLEMLALPEIHVDSDYMSDSEGAIAAMECNGKIALTVRNRLAPAIQHLIQHGLMVVGQSTSVVPFVDCLHPKMNNSKSTMHAWELILKYYEIKNGDYFNSTPARKLSQSFNLDIEGCKSSVSYKQCLLSIIGNIITSHSRYKRSYGSCFKAFVCAGLNSKMFVSWLKFIFKCQPLVELYYQPWSYVAQTGFDDALRSLEKLNQYNFDLPADLAIRQLQNIKDAF